From the Cryptomeria japonica chromosome 2, Sugi_1.0, whole genome shotgun sequence genome, one window contains:
- the LOC131054305 gene encoding pentatricopeptide repeat-containing protein At1g11290, chloroplastic encodes MNEICFAWRPDPSHYLLIWIRPWTGLLRLNYSNCVRVMFFSRASALLSNSLICVRAEIIHTGFFVNWVFKLTNKNPKCGSLASNMGCFNTLAALDFEFYASQLIRCTNVKTLKQIHTRMLICGLDQNMFLGTKLVRLYAMLGSLNNARQVFDRMYKQDAFLWNVMIRGYATFGQCEETLMLYNQMQQVGLQPDCFTFPFVLKACGGLSAIHEGKRIHEQIVEIGLESNVYVGAALVDMHAKCGSMEDARLVFEKMYTRDAVLWSVMIVGYVQSENAPEALSLFNQMLLTDLKPNAITIASVISASAAMGDLQQGELIHEYAVKNGFGSDVSVVNSFVAMYAKCGKLQVARDLFDKMSERDVVSWNGMIAGYQHSGDASKALALFHQMQLEDVKPDLLTMVSVLAACADLGDMQRGRWMHSSIIKSGLELYVSIGNSLIVMYAKSGSVCTARLVFDLMPKRELVSWNAMIAGYSQNGLANEALDLFHEMQVADVKPNSSTFGVLLSACAHSAALEQGKQIHDCIIASKLDSDLFVTTSLIDMYAKCGSLEVARLLFDKMNTRDVVSWNAMIAGHAGLVDEGWQYFACMSQIYCIAPMARHYACMVDLLGRAGQLDKAYDFIQKMPLEPDAGVWGALLGACRIHCNIKIGEKVAERIFYIDPGNAGYYVLLSNIYVGAGRFADAAKLRAMMKDKGVKKNPGCSLIEIDNRVHTFLVGDKSHPRSQEIYAALQVLVAKMEEAGYVPNTNFALHDIEDETKEHLLYSHSERLAIVFGLISTSPGTPIRITKNLRVCGDCHTAIKFISNIVKREIVVRDANRFHHVKGGLCSCGDYW; translated from the exons ATGAACGAAATATGCTTTGCATGGAGACCCGATCCTTCCCATTATCTTCTTATCTGGATTAGACCATGGACCGGCTTGCTAAGATTAAATTACTCAAATTGTGTAAGAGTTATGTTTTTTTCAAGAGCATCGGCACTTCTTTCGAACTCTCTAATTTGTGTGCGCGCAGAGATTATTCATACTGGTTTTTTCGTGAATTGGGTTTTTAAACTGACAAATAAAAATCCTAAATGCGGATCGCTGGCCAGCAATATGGGTTGTTTCAATACATTGGCAGCTCTGGATTTCGAATTCTACGCTTCTCAATTGATCAGATGTACCAATGTAAAAACTTTGAAACAAATCCATACCCGTATGCTCATTTGTGGCCTCGACCAAAACATGTTTTTGGGTACCAAGCTTGTGAGATTGTATGCAATGTTGGGTAGTCTGAACAACGCTCGCCAAGtgtttgatagaatgtataaacaAGATGCTTTCTTGTGGAATGTGATGATTAGAGGATATGCTACATTTGGCCAGTGCGAGGAAACGCTGATGCTTTACAACCAAATGCAGCAGGTAGGCCTACAGCCAGACTGCTTTACTTTTCCCTTCGTTCTTAAGGCATGTGGTGGTCTCTCAGCTATACACGAAGGTAAGCGAATCCATGAACAAATAGTTGAAATCGGTCTTGAATCAAATGTATATGTGGGAGCTGCCCTTGTAGATATGCATGCCAAATGCGGGAGTATGGAGGACGCACGCCTAGTGTTTGAAAAAATGTATACTAGAGACGCCGTCTTGTGGTCTGTGATGATTGTGGGATACGTCCAGAGTGAGAATGCTCCTGAAGCCCTGAGTCTTTTCAATCAAATGTTGCTCACAGATTTGAAACCTAATGCAATTACTATTGCAAGTGTTATCTCAGCATCTGCTGCCATGGGAGATCTGCAACAAGGTGAGTTGATTCATGAGTATGCAGTAAAAAATGGATTTGGTTCAGATGTTTCAGTGGTGAATTCGTTTGTAGCTATGTATGCTAAGTGCGGGAAATTGCAGGTTGCTCGTgacttgtttgacaaaatgtctgaaCGAGATGTTGTCTCTTGGAATGGAATGATTGCGGGGTATCAACATAGTGGAGATGCTAGTAAAGCCTTGGCACTTTTCCATCAAATGCAGCTGGAAGATGTTAAACCGGACTTACTCACCATGGTGAGTGTGCTTGCAGCGTGTGCTGACTTGGGAGATATGCAGCGGGGCAGGTGGATGCATTCTAGCATCATAAAAAGTGGACTTGAATTGTATGTTTCTATCGGCAATTCTCTTATAGTGATGTATGCTAAGAGTGGGAGTGTATGTACTGCACGTCTAGTTTTTGACTTAATGCCTAAGAGAGAATTGGTTtcgtggaatgcaatgattgcggGTTATTCTCAGAATGGACTTGCCAATGAAGCTTTAGATCTTTTTCATGAAATGCAGGTGGCAGATGTGAAACCAAACTCTTCTACCTTTGGAGTTTTGCTATCAGCTTGTGCTCATTCTGCAGCTTTGGAGCAAGGCAAGCAGATTCATGATTGCATAATTGCAAGCAAACTTGATTCAGATCTCTTCGTTACTACCTCCttaatagacatgtatgcaaaatgtgggagTCTAGAAGTTGCGCGACTGTTGTTTGACAAAATGAACACCAGAGATGTGgtttcatggaatgcaatgattgcagg TCATGCAGGCCTAGTGGATGAAGGATGGCAATACTTTGCTTGCATGAGTCAAATTTATTGCATTGCACCCATGGCAAGGCATTATGCAtgcatggttgaccttcttggtcgTGCAGGGCAGTTAGATAAAGCATACGACTTCATCCAAAAGATGCCATTAGAACCCGATGCTGGTGTGTGGGGTGCCTTACTTGGTGCCTGTAGAATCCATTGCAATATTAAGATTGGGGAAAAAGTGGCAGAACGTATTTTTTACATAGATCCGGGAAATGCTGGATATTATGTATTACTGTCAAACATCTATGTTGGAGCTGGGAGATTTGCTGATGCAGCAAAGCTCCGTGCAATGATGAAAGACAAAGGAGTTAAAAAGAATCCAGGATGCAGCTTAATTGAAATAGATAATAGGGTTCACACCTTCCTTGTAGGTGATAAATCACATCCTCGGTCTCAAGAAATTTATGCAGCATTGCAGGTTTTGGTTGCTAAGATGGAGGAAGCAGGGTATGTGCCTAATACAAACTTTGCACTTCATGACATTGAAGATGAGACGAAGGAACACTTACTTTATAGTCATAGTGAGAGGTTGGCCATTGTTTTTGGGCTTATAAGCACAAGCCCTGGTACTCCTATCCGTATTACAAAGAATCTTCGTGTCTGTGGTGACTGCCATACAGCTATTAAGTTCATTTCCAATATTGTTAAACGAGAAATTGTTGTGAGGGATGCAAATCGTTTCCATCATGTGAAGGGTGGTTTGTGTTCTTGTGGTGATTACTGGTGA